The nucleotide sequence GCCTCGCGCCCGAAGGCGGCCCCCGGCCGCCCTCTCGGCCCCGGCCCGCTGCCTTCCCATGCGCTCGGCCGCCCGCTCCAGAGCGCGCAGCGCCGCCTCGGGCTCCTCGACGTCTCGTACTGCCGCCTCGAACGGGCAGAGGTCGGTGCCGGCCTGGTTGAGGACCCGGGGAATGGCCACTCCATAGCTGAACGGCACGCGGCGCCGGGTCGCTTCCTCGATGGCCGCCTCGCTCATGAACTCCCCATGGACGGCTCTGACACCGGTGGCAAGGGCGGCCATCAAGGCGGCTCGCCCCACGACCTTGTCGGCGAGCGAGGCGCCCGCGAGCTCGCCCCGGCCCACGCGCCGGATGGTGGCCACCAGGGGCAGCACCCCGTGGCCTTCACCGGACGCCACGATGCGGCCGTCGCGGGCGAAGACGTGGCTCCAGCGCCCTTCCCGGAGCACCTGCACGGCCAGCTCGAGGTCGCTGCCGAGCGCCTCCTGCTGCCTACGCCGGGAGGGGGAAGAGAGGGACGAGTCCTTCGGCTCGCCGGTAAAGTCGATCACGTTCATCCTCGCTCACCGGGGTGAAGTGGTCTGCCGTGTCCAGTGCCCACCGCCAGAGCTGGACCTCACCCGGCGGGATGGCCGCGGTCACCGGCTGCGACAGCGTGAAGCGCAGGGCAACAGCTGCCTCTTCCCGGTCGGTGATGGGCTCGTACCAGCACTTCTCCATGACCCGGGGCTGCCCCGGGGCAAGCCGCGCCCGGGCCAGCGCCTTCAGCGCCAACCGGGCGGCTCCTACCTGCTCGGCTCTCTCCATGATGGCCTTCCCGAAGCCGGCCACCAGGTAGCTCACCCAGTTGACCGGGAAGAGCACGCTGTCGAACGCGAAGGCGTCCAGCAGGCGCAGCGCGACCTGCTCCGAGTGAGCCGAAAAGCCGATGTACCGCACGAGGCCCTGCTCGCGAGCCTCGACGATGGCCTCGAGCGCGCCCCCCGGCCCCATGGCCTGCTCGAAGTCCTCGCCGGTGGTCATGGCGTGCAACTGGTAGAGATCGATGCGGTCCGTCTGGAGCAGGCGCAGCGACTCCTCCAGCTCTCGGCGCGCTCCGTCGCGCTTGCGCTCGAGCGTCTTGCACGCGAGGAAGACCTTGTCCCGGTAGGGCCTCAGCGCCGGCCCCAACCGCTCCTGGGCGTTGCCGTAGCTCGGGGCCACGTCGAAGTAGTTGATGCCCCGGTCGACCGCCTCTGCCACCAGGGAGGCGGCCTGCTCGGGCGTCACCCCGTCCACCAGGATGCCGCCGAAGCCGATGATGGAAAGCCTTTCACCCGTACGGCCGAACGGTCTGCGCTCCATCGCCAACGGCCCCCCTACGCGGGGCTTCGTCGCCCTGCGTAGGGAGAATTGGTCGCAAGGGGGAAGGCTCCCTCTTTCTTGCCCGCCCCTCCTCACCCGCCGCGCTCGATGGGGATCCGGCGCCGGAAACCCTCCTTCTTGGGAAGACGGAGCTTCAGCACTCCCTGCTGCATGGTGGCCCTGGCCTGCTCCAGGTCGACCTCGTCGGGCAGGCTCACGGTTCGCACGAACGAGCCGAAGCGCCGCTCTCGCCGGTAGACGCCCCGGTCATGGCGTTGCTCGGAACGGCGCACCTCCCCCCGGATGCGCAGCTGGTGGTCGACCACGTCGACCTCCACGTCCTCGGGCTCCACGCCCGGCAGCTCCGCCTCGACGACGACGTCTTTCTCCGTCTCGTAGACGTCGAGCGCCGGGAAGTCCACCCCCCATCCCTGGAGCGGTCCTCGCTCCCACAGGTTTCGCAGGGGCTCCCAGACCAGTCCCCAGTCCCAGGGGCCGGCCGGCTCCCGCCGGTCCTCGAGCTGGTGGCCGCGCCGGAAACGCTCGATGGCCATGGCCGTTCCCTCCCTCGAAAAGGTTGCGGGCGCCGCCTGTGGCGTCCCGGCTGTACGTTTTCCAGAGGGGAGGGGGTCCATACCGGCAGCGAGAGGGGATGAACGGCACCTCAGCACCCGCTGCACTCTGGTGGGCGCAGGCTCACCGCTGCCGGGCCGCCGTCCAGTTGTTGAGCAGCACACCGGCGATGAGCACCGCACCCAGCATGCCGACCTGCCAGATGGGATGCACCATGGCCAGGTCGAGCCCGTTGGAGAGCAGCGTGATGAGCAAAATGGCCATCACGGTGCCGGCCACGCTGCCGCGGCCCCCGAAAATGTCGGTGCCTCCCAGCACCGCGACCGTGATGGCCCGCAGCTCGTACCCGAGCCCGGCGTCCGGTTTGGCCGTCGCCACCCGCGAAGTCATGATGACCGCTCCGAGCGCCGCCAGGAAGCCCGCCACCACGTACACCCAGAACCGTACCGCCCGGACGTCGATCCCGGCAAATCGCGCCGCCGTCTCGTTGGCGCCGACGCCGAAGAGGTGACGACCCAGCACCGACCGGTGGGCGAGCAGCCCGAGCAAGACGACCACCGGCAGGAAGATCCAGAGCACCTGGTTGGGGATGCCCACAGCGGTGCCCTGGCCGATCCCGAAAAACTCCGGCGGGAAACCCGACACCGGGATGCCACCCGTGAGCACCAGGGCCAGGGAGCTGTACACGTACATGGTGCCGAGGGTGGCCAGGAGCGGCGGGATACCCACGTACGCCACCATGCCGCCGTTGACGGCGCCCATCAACAGTCCCAGCAGCATCACGGCCGCCACGGACAGCCACAGGTCCTGGTGCAGCCGGATGACGAGCACGCCCAGCACGATGCTGGCCAGGCTGACCTGGGATCCGACCGAGAGGTCGATGCCGCCCCCGCCCGAGATGATGACGAGCGTCTCGGCGATGGCGAGCAGCCCGATCTCCACCCCGTACTGCAGCGTGTTGAGCAGGTTGTAGCCGTTGAGGAAGCCGGGCACGATGGCGCCCTGCACGATCAGCGTCAGCACGATGAGCAGCACCAGCAGCCACACCCGCTCCGCGAGCAGCGCCCGCACCACGGCCACCCTGGGAGCAGCCGCCGCACCCGGCGCCGCCGGGGCCGGCGAAGAGCCGATCATCCGTGGATCCCCCCTCGGCGCATCACGTCGGCCACCACGGCAGCCACCACGAGGCCTCCGATGATGGCGCCCTCCCACAGGGCCGGGATGTTGAGCAGGATGAGGCCGTTACGCACCACGCTCACGAGAAAAGCTCCCAGAAGCGTCCCCACCGCGGTCCCCTTCCCGCCCAGGATGCTGGTGCCGCCCAGCACGGTCGCAGCGATGGCCTGCAGCTCGAGGCCGGAGCCGGCGTTGGTCTGCACGAGGCCGCCCCGTCCCATGAAGACGAAGCCCGCCAGACCCGCCAGCATCCCGTTGAGCGCGTACACGGCGAAGAGGATCCGCCGCACCCGGATGCCGGCCACCGTGGCCGCCTCGGCGTTACCCCCCACCGCATACAGGTGACGGCCCTCGGGCCGCAGGCTGAGGACGTAAGTCAGCACCGCCACCAAGCCCAGCACGACCCAGAACGGGTATGGGATGCCCAGCCATCGCCCCAGGGCGAACTGGCGCACCTCGTACGGGATGCCGGCAATCCACTTGCCGCCCAGGAGGCCGAAGATGAGGGCGCGCAGGAGGTTCATCGTGGCCAGGGTCGCGATGATGGGAGGAAACGAACCAGCCGTCACCAGGGCCCCGTTGACGGCGCCGAGCGCCGCACCGGCCGCCAGGCCGACGAGCACCAGCACGAGGGGGTGGAATCCCATCAGGGCCGCCTGCCCCATCAACACGGCGGAGACGCCCAGGATCCCCCCGACGCTCACGTCGATCCCGGCCGTGATGATGACGAGCGTCATGCCCATCGCCGGGATGGCCACGCTCGCCACCTGCAGCAACAGGTTTTGCACGTTGCCCCACGCAAGGAACTGAGGCCGCATCCAGGCGAGCACGGCGCTGATGGCCACCAGCACCACCAGGATGGTGAACTCCGTCGAAGCCGCGGCCCGCCGCAGCCCCCGAGCTGCCGCCGGCGAGCCGTGAGCAGGTGCCGCCACTTGAGCCGGGCTGAGAGTACGCATGCCCTACCACCACTTCATGCGGGCTGCACCGCGGCCGCCCGCCCCATGGCGGCGGCGAGCACCAGCTCCTCGCTCGCCTCCCGCCGGTCGAACGTGCCGCTGATGCGTCCTTCGTGCATGACGACGATGCGGTCGGCGAGCTTCAGGATCTCCGGGAGCTCGGAGGAGATGACGACGACGGCCACCCCTCCCCGGGCCAGGGCCCGGATACGCTGGTGGATTTCCTCTTTCGAAGCGACGTCGATACCCCGGGTGGGCTCGTCGAGGATGAGCACCCGCGGCCGTACCGCGAGCCACCGGGCCAGCACCACCTTTTGCTGGTTGCCCCCGGAGAGGGAGAGGACGGGCGCGCTCAGGCCGGGGATGCGGATGTTGAGATCGGCAACGAACCGCCGGCTCGCCTCGGCCTCCTTCGAGCGGTCGACGAAAAGCCCGAAGCGGGCGAGGCTCTTGAGGATGGCCACGCTCAGGTTGTAGCGGACGGGCAGCACGCCGAACAGGCCCTGACCCTTGCGATCCTCGGGCACGTAGGCGATCCCGAGCCGCATGGCCTCGGCGGGCGACCGGGGCCGCACGGGACGGCCGTCGACCTCGATGCGGCCTGCCACGGCCAGAGCGCTCACGCCCACGATCTCCTGCATCACTTCGCTCCGGCCCGATCCGACGAGTCCGAAGAATCCGAGCACTTCGCCCGCCCTCGCTTCGAAGGCGATCCCCTCGAAAAGCCCGGGGCGGCTCAGGCCTCGCACCCGCAAGACGACGGGCCCGCCCGCGGGAGCGCCGTCCGGCGCCTGCCGGTGCAGCTCCCTCCCCGCCATGAGCTCGATGATGGACTCCTCCGTCACCTGCCCGACGGGGAACGTCCCCCGCACCCGCCCGTCCCGCATCACCGTCACCCGGTCGGCCAGCTGGAAGATCTCCTCGAGCCGGTGGCTGATGTAGACGATGCCCACCTGGCGCCGGCGCAGCCCCCGGATGACGGCAAACAGGCGGTCCGCCTCCTGGTCGCTCAGGATGGCCGTCGGTTCGTCGAAGATCAGCACCCGGGCCTGGTGGATGAGGGCCTTGGCGATGAGCACGAGCTGCTTGTGCGCCAGGCTCAGCGAGCGCATGGGACGTTCCAAGAGTGCCTCCGACAGGCCCACCTCCAGGTCGCCGAACGCCCGGACGGCCATCTCCCGCTCCTTGCGGCGGTCGACGTTGCCGGCGCGGGTGAGGACCTCCCGGCCCGCGAACATGTTGTCGAGCACCGACAGGTCAGGAAACAGCAGCGGATCCTGGTACACGGTCGCCACCCCGAGGCGCTGGGCCGCGCTCGGGTCGGGGATTTCGACAGGCCGGCCCTCCCACTCGATGCGGCCGGCGTCCGGCCGCACGACGCCCGACAGGATCTTGATCAGCGTGGACTTGCCGGCCCCGTTTTCGCCGACCAGCGCGTGTACCTCTCCGGGCAAGAGCTCGAAGTCGACGTCCTGGAGCGCCCGGATGCCGCCGTAGCTCTTGCAGATGCCCGACGCCCGGAGGATCGATTTGCCGTTGGCCGTCACGTGGCCGCCTCCTCGTACTGCCTCGTCGACGCCAGGGAGCCAGCGCAAGGGCGGCCCTCCTCGCGAGCCGCCCCTGCCCGCTCACCGAAACGGCGCCTGCCCCACCATCAGAAGTCGTAGTTGTCCACGTTGTTGATGTCGAACACCGTCGGCGGCCCCAGCACGAGCATCTTCTGGTCCGCCAGGTACTTCACCTTGCCGACGTTGGGCACGTCCATCTCCGGCTGCAGCTTCTTGCCCTCCGCCAGCTGCTTGCCTGCCCAGACGGTGAGGTACCCGAGCTTGACGGGATCCCACAGCACGAAGTGCTTCACGGCCCCGTTCTTCACGTACGGGCGCATGAGCGACGGCACGCTGACCCCCGTCGCCACGACCTGCCCGATCTTCCCCGCCTGGGTCACGGCCTCGGCCACCCCGGGGCCCGACGTGCTGCACTGCCCGATGAGCCCCTTGAGGTCGGGGAAGGCGGTCATGAGGTCAAGCCCGACCTCCACGGCCCGCTGGATGTCCTCCCCGGCGTACCGGATGGTCACCAGCTCCATCTTGGGGTACTTGGAGAGGCGCTGCTGCTCGTAGAGGATCCAGGTGTTGAGGTTCCACGCGGTGGGGCCGCAGGAGACGATGGCGAACTTGCCCTCGTAGTTCATGTCCTTGGCCAGGCTGTCCATGACCGCATACCCGATCTCGTCTTGCAGCGCCTGGTTGACGAAGAGCTGGCGTACCGTGTTGGGAGCGTCCGTGTCGGAGGTCATGACCACGATGCCGCGGCTCTTGGCCTTCTCCAGGATGGGCCCGATGGAGCCCGGGTCGTTGGGGGCGACGGCGATGACGTCGACGCCACGGGTGATGAGGTTATCGATGATCTCCACCTGGCGGGCCGGGTCGTCCGAGGTCGGCCCCGTGTAAATGAACTCGACGCCCAGGTCCTTGGCCGCCTGCTTGCCGCCCTTCTCCATCGCGTTGAAGTACGGGATACCTACCAGCTTCGGCACGAAGGCGATGCGAAGGGTCTTCGCGGCTACCGGAGCGGCCAGGAGCGCCGCCACGACAAGCGCTGCTACCAGCACAACCAGCCAGCGTCGCATGCTCTTGCCCTCCCCTATCCTGAGTGGAAAACTCCCGCGCCGCGCTTGTGTCGCTCGTGAAAGCCCGGCTCTCACCCCCTTGCTCTGGCCGCCGACTCCGCATACCCGCTGCGGCGAAACGCCTCGAGCGGATCCTCCGGCACGCCGAGCTCCCGGCGCACCTGGACGAGAAGAGGCGTGACGTCCCGGCGGAAGGCCTTGAGCAGCTCCTCCTCGGCCGCGACCACGTCCTGAGCCTGCTGCGCTGCCTCGAGGCGCTTGCGGTTGATGAGCAAGGCCCGGGCGTAGGCCTCCTGCAGCGCGACGACCGACTGGATGGTCGCCTCCACTTTGGGCTTGGTGTTGTGGCTCTGGTCGATCATGTAGGCCACGTCCAGCCGGCCACCGTTACGCTCCTCGGCCGCCGCCAGCTCGGCGTAGATGAGGAAGAGCTCGTACGGGTTGATGGAGCCGGTAGTCAGGTCGTCGTCGGCGTACTTGCGCGCATTGAAGTGAAACCCGCCGAGCCGCCGTTCGTCCAGGAGAAACGCCACGATCTGCTCGACGTTGACCCCGTGCGCGTGGTGCCCCAGATCCACGAGCACGTAAGCTTGCGGCCCGAGCCTGGTGACGTGCAAAAACGCCGTGCCCCAGTCCGGTACGTCGGTGGAGTAGAAGGCGGGTTCGAAAAGCTTGTACTCGAGCAGCAGCCGCATATGGGGATCGAGGCCGCGGTAGATCTCCGCCAGGCTCTCCTCGAGCCGGCGCTTGCGAGCACGCAGGTCGTCCTGGCCCGGGTAGTCCGTGCCGTCGGCCAGCCACAAGCTCAAGTCCCGGGAGCCGGTCTGGCGCATGATGTCGATGCACTCGAGCACGTGAGCGATGGCCTTCTTGCGCACCTTCTCGTCAGGGTGTGCGAGGCTGCCGAAGCGGTAGTCATCGTCCTGGAAGAGGTTGGGGTTGACGGCGCCGATGGCGATGCCGAGCTCCTCGGCGCGGCGCTTGAGCGCCGCGTAGTCGTCGACCTTGTCCCACGGGACGTGGATGGCCACGCTGCGGGCGATGCCCGTGTAGCGCATGACCTGGGCGGCGTCCTCGAGTTTCTCGAACGGCGTGCGGGCCGCACCTGCCTGGTGGAACACCTTGAACCGCGTGCCGCTGTCGGCATACCCCCACGAAGGGGTCTCTACGTGCTGGCGCAGCAGGCGCTCCCGGGCCACGTCCACCTGGACGCCGTCGGCCTCCAGCTCTTCGACCAGCATCCGGTAGCGCGCGTTCCAGTCGGTGGTTTTAGACATACCCTGTGACACCCCGCATCCCGTCTCGGTCGCGTGAACTCTACAGGCTACCGGGCTTCTCTCGAACCGGCTCCCCCATTACGGCCGACAGGAAGCGACGGTACGCGTCCTCCCACCCGCCGCCCGCGGCCGGCTCGTACAGCCGGGTCCGAAACGACGTGCGCACCACGCTCCGGAGCTCCTCCAGTCCGGAGAGCTCCCGGAGAGCGACGGCCTGCACCAGCAGGTTGCCGGCCGCGGTCGCCTCCGCCGGCCCCGCCACCACCGGCCTGCCGGTCACGTCGGCCGTCAGCTGGCACAAGAGCTCGTTGCGGGAGCCCCCTCCCACCACGTGGATGCGGTCGATGGCGACGCCCGCCGCCCGTTCCAGCTGCTCGACGACCCACCGGTACTTGAGGGCGAGGCTCTCGAGAATGGTGCGGGCCACCTCGCCCCGGCTCTCGGGCGCCGGCTGGCCCGTGCGGGCGCAAAACTCCCGGATCCCCGAGACCAGGTCCCCGGGCCGCAGGAAGCCCGGGTCGTCCGGATCGATGAAGCAGCGCCGGGGCGGTGCGGCAGCCGCCTCCCTCACCAGCTGGTCATAGGAGACGTCCGCACCCTCTCGCGCCCACCGGCGCCGGCACTCCTGCAACAGCCACAGGCCCATGACGTTCTTGAGGAAGCGAAAGGTCCCGAACGCCCCGCCTTCGTTGGACAGGTTGCCCTGGAAAGCGGCATCGGAGATGACCGGCCGGGAAAGCTCCAGTCCTACGAGCGACCACGTACCGGAACTGATGAACGCCCACGTGCGCCCGGTGCCCTCGGAGGGTGCGGCCGGCACGGCCACCACGGCGCTGGCGGTATCGTGCCCGGCCGTGAGAGCCACGGGAACCGGCTCTACTCCGAGCTCTTGCGCGATCTCCGGCGTGAGCCTCCCCACGAGGGTCCCGGGCTGGAGAACGCTTCCAAAGAGGTCCCGGGGAAACCCGAAGGCGTCCAGCACCTTGCCGGACCAGGTCCGGGTGTGAGGATCCACCATCTGGGACGTGCTCGCGATGGTGAATTCGTCCACCATCTCCCCGCTCAAGAGGTACGAAAGGGCCGCCGGCATCATGAGCAGGTGCCGGGCCGAGGCGAGCTGCGCCGATTGCTCCAGCTTCATCGAAAGAAGCAAGTAGAGGGTGTTGATCGGCATGAGCTGGATGCCGGTCCACTCGAAGAGGGTGCGCGCGGGCACCACGGCAAACGCCTTCTCCATGATGCCCTCGACGTAGCGGTCCCGGTAGTGGTATGGGTGGCCCGCCAGCTCGCCCTTCTGGTCGAAGAGCGCGAAGCTCACCCCCCACGTATCGATCGCCAGCGACTGCAGGGGGCCCCCCGCGGCCCGCCGCGCCGCCACCAGCCCTCGCTCGATCTCCAGGAACAGCCGCAGCACGTCCCAGTACAACCGCCCCGAAGCTGCCACCGGCTCGTTGGCGAAGCGGTAGACCTCTTCGAGCTCGAGCCGCCGCCCGTCGAACCGCCCCAGGACGGCCCGGCCGTTTTCGGCGCCCAGGTCGAACGCGACCAGGCAAAGCGTGCGATCCTTCCCGCCGCTCACCGCACGTACGCCCCCGCCACGCCGCCGTCGACCGTGATGGTGCACCCGGTGGTGCGGGAAGACCGGGCGGAGGCCAGGAAGAGCACCGCCTGCGCCACGTCCTCGGGCCGGACGTTGACCTTCAACGTGGTCCGCTGGCGATAGTACTCGGGTAGCTCCTCGGGGCGGATGCCGTAGGCAGCCGCCCGTGCCTCCCGCCACTCCGAGGACCAGATGTGGGACCCTTCGAGCACCGCGTCCGGCGCCACGGAGTTGACCCGGATGCCGTACGCGCCGCCCTCCTCCGCCAGGGAGCGCGCCAGGTGCTGCTCGGCCGCCTTGGCCGCGTTGTACGCGGCGGCCCCCTTGCCGGCCAGCAGGGCGTTTTTGGAGGTGATGAAGACGATACTGCCCCCGAGCCCCTGCGCCTTCATGACCCGGAAGGCTTCCCGGGCCACGAGGAAGTAACCCCTGGCCAGCACGCCGAAGATCCGCTCCCACTCCTCGAGCGGCGTCTCTTCCACGGGCGCGGAGTAGGCGAGCCCGGCCGAGGCCACCACGACGTCCATCCCGCCGTACGCCACGGTCGCCGCCTCGAACACCCGCCGCACCGCCGCCTCGTCGGAGACGTCCGCCGGCTCGGCCAGCACCCGGTCGGGCCCGTGCCGCTCCCGCAAGGCGGAGGCCGCCTCGTGCAGGCGGGCTTCGTCGATGTCGGTGAGCACGACGTGCGCCCCCTGGGCCGCCAGGAGGTCGGCCGTGGCCCGGCCGATGCCTCCTGCCGCCCCCGTGATCAGCGCCACGTGGCGGGACAGTTCCCGCTCGGGGGGCGCCAGCGTCAGCTTGTAGAGCTCGAGCGGCCAGTACTCGACGTCGTACGCCTGCTCGGGGCTCAAGGAGACGAAGCGCCCGAGCGCCGATGCGCCGCGCATGGTCTCGATCGCCCGGTGGTAGAGGCCGGCGGCCTGGCGCGCCTCGGCCTTCTCCTTGCCCGTCGCGATGAGCCCGATCCCCGGAATGAGCACGATGCGGGGGTACGGGTCTCCGTCCGGATCGCCGGGCCTCCGAAAACGTGCCTGATAGGCCTGGTAGGCCGCCTTGTACTCCGCGAGGCCGCTCCGAAGGCGCGCGAGGAGCGCCTCCTCGGTCTCCTTGCCCGGGTCCCACTCCACCCAGAGCGGCAGGTGCTTCGTATGCACCAGGTGGTCGGGGCAGGCCGAACCGACCTGGGAAAGCTCCCGGCCCTCGTACGAGCCGGCGAACTCCATGACCGCCGGCGAGTCGTCGTAGTGGAGGACGACCCTCCGTCGCTCGCTCATCACGCCCCTTGCCACGGGCATGAGCCGGCCGAGCAGCCGCCTGCGCGCTGCCTCGTCCATGGCCCGGATCCGGGCGCCGCCGAACGAGACCGGTGCCTTTGCCCGCTCCCGGACGAAGGCGTAGGCGTCGTTGACGATGGCCAGGGTGTTGTCGTACGCCTCCCGGTGGGTCCGCCCCCAGGTCACCAGGCCGTGGCGGGCCAGGAAGACACCCCGGAGCCGGTCTCCTCCTCTGCGAACCGCCTGCAGGACCTCCTTGGCCAGCGAGAAACCCGGGCGGCGATACGCCACCCAGGCGATGCGGTCGCCGAACGCCTCCCGCGCCAGCCGCTCGCCGTCCTCGGTGTTGCAGAAGGCGAGCACCGCGTCCGGGTGGGTGTGGTCCACGTGAGGATAAGGGATGAAAGCGTGCATGATGGTCTCGATCGAGGGGCGCGGCGCTCCGGGCAGCAGCACGCAGCGGGTGAGGTACTCCACCATCTCCTCGTCGCTCATGGCGTCCCGGTTTTCGAGCAGCAGCACGTCCTCCAGCCGCAGGGGGGTGAAGGCCTCCTCCCGTATGGTCGCCAGGTCCGAGCCGCTGCCCTTCACCCACAGTACCGTGAGCGGGCGCCCGGCCACGTCCGTGCCGGGCAGCTTGGACGACGTGTTGCCACCCTTCCAGTTGACGATGGCCCGCTCGGCTCCGAGCAGGCGGGATCGGTAGACCAGAAGCTCCAGGTCGGAGAGGGAGGCTGTCTCGTGATCGCTCCATCGGCTGGCGATGACCGGCATCCCGCTCGCCTCGCCCTCGTGGGATGTTGACCGATGATGTGACTCTCTGGTGTTTTGTGACCGCTTACTTCGGCGGCACCCCAGATTCTCCTTCCGGGTTTGCGAGATCTTGCGAGGAGCTTGCGCCGCGGGCGGCGAACATGAGCCCGCGAAGGACAGGAGGCATCCATGGCGACCTCGCGCCACACGGACCGGGCCGACCGCGAGCAGGCGCGCGGCACCCGCCTCGGATCTCCCACCCCGGGCACGGCCGACGGGCTCTTGCCCAGGGGCCGCCCTATCCTGGCATCCGAGCGGCGTAACGTCATCCGGCGCATCCTGCAAAGAGACGGGGCCGTGAGGGTGAGCGAGCTGGCCCCCGCCCTCGGGGTCTCCGAGGAAACCGTCCGGCGGGATCTCGAGTACCTGGCCCGGGCGGGGCTGGCCGAACGGACCTACGGGGGAGCCGTCGTCACCCAGTCGGCTTCACCCGAGCTGCCGTTCGCCCGGCGCGAGGCGGAGCACCGGGAAGAGAAGGAGCGGATCGCCCGCGCCGCCCTGCAATTCGTCCGAGAGGGCGACAACATCGGGATGGATGCCAGCACCACCGTGCTCTACCTGGCGCGTGCCTGGCCGCAGGACCTGCAGGTGACGGTGCTCACCAACTCGGTGCCCATCGCGGTGGAGATGCTCAAGCACCCCGCCGTGACCGTGGTCTGCACGGGGGGCATCATGCGGGAGGCATCGTGGTCGTTCGTGGGCCCGCTGGCCGAGAGGGCCGTCGGATCGTACCACCTCGACCGGGTGTTCATGTCGTGCCGGGGGTTCACCGTGGAGCGAGGGCCCACCGAGTCCAACGAGCTCGAGGTCCAGGTGAAGCGGCGGCTGATGGAGGCCGCCGAGCAGGTCATCGTGCTGGCGGACAGTTCCAAGCTGGGGGCGGCCGGCTTCGTCTCCATCAGCCCGGCCACCGCGGTGCAGGCGCTCGTCACCGACGCAGGCGCCGACCCCGCCTACGTGGAGCGGCTGCGGAGGTTGGGGATCGAAGTGGTGCTGGCGGAGTAGGCGGAAAAGGCCGCAGTGCACCGTCCCGGCCTCCCTGCCGAGCGGGCCCGGCGATGCGCCCGGCTTCGGCGGCAGCCGGCCTGAAGCCGGCGCCGGCCCGGGTCACGAGAAATAGCTGCGGGCGATGATCACTTTCTGGATCTCGTTGGTGCCCTCGTAGATCTGGGTGATCTTGGCGTCTCGCATCATGCGCTCGACGGGGTGGTCCTTCACGTACCCGTAGCCCCCGAGCAGCTGGACCGCGTCCGTGGTCACCCGCATGGCCGTGTCCGAGCAAAACATCTTGGCCATGGCCGCGTACCGGTTGACCTCCGCAGGCAGCCGGCCGTAGCCATGGTCGTGGATGAGCCGCGACGCGTAGTACAACAGCTGCCGGGCCGCCTCGATCTGGGTCGCCATCTCCGCCACCATGAACTGCAGCCCTTGAAACTCGGCCAAAAGCCGCCCGAACTGGCGCCGCTCCTTCATGTACGCCACCGCGTAATCGAAAGCCCCCTGGGCGATCCCCAGCGCCTGCGCCGCCACGCCGGGCCGGGACCGGTCGAAGGTCATCATGGCGATCTTGAAGCCCTCGCCCACTTCCCCCAGGCGGTGGT is from Limnochorda sp. L945t and encodes:
- the rhaI gene encoding L-rhamnose isomerase, with protein sequence MSKTTDWNARYRMLVEELEADGVQVDVARERLLRQHVETPSWGYADSGTRFKVFHQAGAARTPFEKLEDAAQVMRYTGIARSVAIHVPWDKVDDYAALKRRAEELGIAIGAVNPNLFQDDDYRFGSLAHPDEKVRKKAIAHVLECIDIMRQTGSRDLSLWLADGTDYPGQDDLRARKRRLEESLAEIYRGLDPHMRLLLEYKLFEPAFYSTDVPDWGTAFLHVTRLGPQAYVLVDLGHHAHGVNVEQIVAFLLDERRLGGFHFNARKYADDDLTTGSINPYELFLIYAELAAAEERNGGRLDVAYMIDQSHNTKPKVEATIQSVVALQEAYARALLINRKRLEAAQQAQDVVAAEEELLKAFRRDVTPLLVQVRRELGVPEDPLEAFRRSGYAESAARARG
- a CDS encoding rhamnulokinase; this encodes MSGGKDRTLCLVAFDLGAENGRAVLGRFDGRRLELEEVYRFANEPVAASGRLYWDVLRLFLEIERGLVAARRAAGGPLQSLAIDTWGVSFALFDQKGELAGHPYHYRDRYVEGIMEKAFAVVPARTLFEWTGIQLMPINTLYLLLSMKLEQSAQLASARHLLMMPAALSYLLSGEMVDEFTIASTSQMVDPHTRTWSGKVLDAFGFPRDLFGSVLQPGTLVGRLTPEIAQELGVEPVPVALTAGHDTASAVVAVPAAPSEGTGRTWAFISSGTWSLVGLELSRPVISDAAFQGNLSNEGGAFGTFRFLKNVMGLWLLQECRRRWAREGADVSYDQLVREAAAAPPRRCFIDPDDPGFLRPGDLVSGIREFCARTGQPAPESRGEVARTILESLALKYRWVVEQLERAAGVAIDRIHVVGGGSRNELLCQLTADVTGRPVVAGPAEATAAGNLLVQAVALRELSGLEELRSVVRTSFRTRLYEPAAGGGWEDAYRRFLSAVMGEPVREKPGSL
- the rhaD gene encoding bifunctional rhamnulose-1-phosphate aldolase/short-chain dehydrogenase, whose product is MPVIASRWSDHETASLSDLELLVYRSRLLGAERAIVNWKGGNTSSKLPGTDVAGRPLTVLWVKGSGSDLATIREEAFTPLRLEDVLLLENRDAMSDEEMVEYLTRCVLLPGAPRPSIETIMHAFIPYPHVDHTHPDAVLAFCNTEDGERLAREAFGDRIAWVAYRRPGFSLAKEVLQAVRRGGDRLRGVFLARHGLVTWGRTHREAYDNTLAIVNDAYAFVRERAKAPVSFGGARIRAMDEAARRRLLGRLMPVARGVMSERRRVVLHYDDSPAVMEFAGSYEGRELSQVGSACPDHLVHTKHLPLWVEWDPGKETEEALLARLRSGLAEYKAAYQAYQARFRRPGDPDGDPYPRIVLIPGIGLIATGKEKAEARQAAGLYHRAIETMRGASALGRFVSLSPEQAYDVEYWPLELYKLTLAPPERELSRHVALITGAAGGIGRATADLLAAQGAHVVLTDIDEARLHEAASALRERHGPDRVLAEPADVSDEAAVRRVFEAATVAYGGMDVVVASAGLAYSAPVEETPLEEWERIFGVLARGYFLVAREAFRVMKAQGLGGSIVFITSKNALLAGKGAAAYNAAKAAEQHLARSLAEEGGAYGIRVNSVAPDAVLEGSHIWSSEWREARAAAYGIRPEELPEYYRQRTTLKVNVRPEDVAQAVLFLASARSSRTTGCTITVDGGVAGAYVR
- a CDS encoding DeoR/GlpR family DNA-binding transcription regulator → MATSRHTDRADREQARGTRLGSPTPGTADGLLPRGRPILASERRNVIRRILQRDGAVRVSELAPALGVSEETVRRDLEYLARAGLAERTYGGAVVTQSASPELPFARREAEHREEKERIARAALQFVREGDNIGMDASTTVLYLARAWPQDLQVTVLTNSVPIAVEMLKHPAVTVVCTGGIMREASWSFVGPLAERAVGSYHLDRVFMSCRGFTVERGPTESNELEVQVKRRLMEAAEQVIVLADSSKLGAAGFVSISPATAVQALVTDAGADPAYVERLRRLGIEVVLAE